Proteins co-encoded in one Seriola aureovittata isolate HTS-2021-v1 ecotype China chromosome 1, ASM2101889v1, whole genome shotgun sequence genomic window:
- the thap11 gene encoding THAP domain-containing protein 11 — protein sequence MPGFTCCVPGCYNNSHRDRDLRFYTFPKDTALRELWLRNISRAGVSGCFSTFQPTTGHRVCSVHFAGGRKTYSIRVPSLFPLRGVNERRSRRGRGRKVSAGVPAPAAAATSGIVLTSVLGSTAEGAEGNAGGEASDDSITVVQIGQNGEYLGTARLPAQSEGTCYTAPVGSADELTADDSSVEAASALHQLPVQYVSVTSSPLDHSYSLTTGTTSAELLRKLNEQRDIIALMEVKMKEMKATIRQLRVAEAKLQEEVRERDRLLYGNSVAFSVRKKI from the coding sequence ATGCCCGGGTTTACCTGCTGTGTGCCTGGCTGCTATAACAACTCGCACCGGGACCGCGACCTGCGCTTCTACACGTTTCCTAAGGACACCGCGCTGAGGGAGCTGTGGCTGAGGAACATCTCCCGGGCCGGGGTCAGCGGCTGCTTCAGCACCTTCCAGCCGACCACAGGGCACCGAGTCTGCAGCGTGCATTTCGCCGGCGGGAGGAAAACCTACAGCATCCGAGTACCGTCCCTTTTCCCTCTGCGTGGGGTCAACGAGCGCAGGAGTCGGCGGGGCAGAGGCAGGAAAGTGTCCGCGGGGGTTCCTGCCCCCGCCGCCGCAGCGACCTCCGGGATTGTCCTCACCAGCGTCCTGGGCAGCACGGCGGAAGGAGCCGAGGGCAATGCTGGCGGTGAGGCGAGCGACGACAGCATCACCGTGGTTCAGATAGGCCAAAACGGGGAGTACCTGGGCACGGCGCGGCTGCCCGCCCAGTCAGAGGGGACTTGTTACACGGCACCTGTCGGCAGTGCGGACGAGCTCACCGCCGACGACTCGTCGGTCGAAGCCGCGTCCGCCTTGCACCAGCTACCCGTACAGTACGTCAGTGTGACCAGCAGCCCGCTGGACCACTCGTACTCGCTGACCACTGGTACCACGTCGGCCGAGCTGCTGCGAAAACTGAACGAGCAGCGGGACATCATCGCCCTGATGGAGGtgaagatgaaggagatgaAGGCGACCATCCGCCAGCTGCGGGTCGCCGAGGCCAAACTGCAGGAGGAGGTGCGGGAGCGGGACAGGCTGCTGTACGGAAACTCGGTGGCTTTCAGCGTCCGGAAGAAAATCTGA
- the nrn1lb gene encoding neuritin 1-like b codes for MMKSRPGTATMLLPIALCLGLVPASFGAAVPVSCGSIYKSFAQCLLTLGDSLVETQKDQSTQDIDAICRSWNAFHVCANSALVGCPGEPAAVWESLRQESRKTQFSGNLYDVCASRTTLPPSTVPAPQSPPTSDQTNQETLKGQTYKHSPALSTLLLPVCSTLLVLLRS; via the exons ATGATGAAGTCCCGTCCGGGCACCGCAACTATGCTGCTGCCCATCGCTCTCTGTCTCG GCTTGGTCCCCGCGTCTTTCGGAGCTGCAGTTCCTGTTTCATGTGGCTCCATCTACAAGAGTTTTGCTCAGTGTTTGCTCACGCTTGGGGACAGTTTGGTGGAAACACAAAAAGACCAGAGCACACAGGACATCGATGCAATCTGCag GTCCTGGAATGCGTTCCATGTGTGTGCTAACTCAGCTCTGGTCGGATGTCCCGGAGAACCAGCAGCCGTCTGGGAGTCTCTAAGACAAGAGTCCCGGAAGACGCAGTTTTCTGGAAACCTGTACGACGTGTGTGCCAGCCGCACCACCCTCCCACCCAGCACTGTGCCTGCACCCCAGAGCCCCCCCACCTCTGACCAGACCAACCAGGAAACACTGAAAGGGCAAACATACAAGCACAGCCCGGCCCTCAGCACACTCTTGCTCCCTGTGTGCAGCACGCTACTGGTTCTGCTCAGGAGTTAG